The Streptomyces lienomycini sequence GGCCGCCCGTACCGCCGGCACACCGGCCTCCTCCAGCCAGACGGCGACGGCCAGTTCCCGGCACGCCCGCGCGAGGAGTTCGGCGTCGCGGCCGACCTTGACCGCCAGGTCGCCGGCGGCGAACACCGCGTTCTCGCCGAGGGCCAGCAGCCGCGCCTCCCGCGCCGGGCCGGGCAGTACCCCCGCCGCGGCCAGCACCTCCCGCGCCCGTGCCTCGTCCATCGTCTCGCGCCTCCGTGTCTGCCGTCTTCGTCCGTGCGGTCTTCGTCCGCGCGGTCCTGGGGTCCGCCGTCTTCGCGGCGTCCCTCGCGGCGTCCCTCGCGGTCGCCGGGCCCGCGGGCTTCCCGCCGTCCGTCGGCCAGTGTCGCATTCGCACAGGTGGGAGGGTGTACGCGGGCACTTGACGGGACGCGGTCACTTCACGACCATGACCAGGCCCGCCCGAGCCGCGCGAAGGGGTTGCACACGTGACATCGGCGACCGATTCGAGGAGACCGGCGCGTCGTGCGCCCGGTCCGGACCGCCCGCCCGGCGGCCCGGACCACGGCGCCTGGTTCCTGGTGCTGCCCGCGCTGATCCCGATCCTGGTCCTCAGCGTGGGGCCGCTGCTCTACGGCATCTCGCTGGCGTTCACCGACGCCCAGTCCGGCCGTACGCGGGCCACCCAGTGGATCGGCGCCCTGAACTTCCGGGACCTGCTGCACGACACGCTGTTCTGGGAGTCGTTCCGCATCGGCCTGGTGTGGGCCGTCGGGGTGACCGTGCCGCAGTTCCTGCTCGCCCTCGGCCTCGCCCTGCTGCTCAACCAGAACCTCCGGCTGCGCTGGCTGGCCCGCGCCCTCGCGATCATTCCCTGGGCGATGCCCGAGGTCGTCGTCGGCATCATGTGGCGCCTGGTCTACAACCCGGACGCGGGCATCCTCAACGAGACCCTGCGCGACCTCGGCCTCGGCGACGGCCGCGACTGGCTCAGCGGCCTCGGCACCGCCCTGCCCGCCGTCATCGTCGTCGGCGTCTGGGCCGGCATGCCGCAGACGACCGTCGCCCTGCTCGCCGGACTCCAGAACACCCCGCGCGAACTGCACGAGGCCGCCGCGGTCGACGGCGCGGGAGCCTGGCGCCGCTTCCGCACGGTCACCTGGCCCGCCCTCAGACCCGTCGCCCTCGCCATCACCGCGCTGAACCTCATCTGGAACTTCAACTCCTTCGCGCTGGTCTACGTGCTGACCAACGGAGGACCCGGCGGCCGCACCCGGCTGCCCATGCTCTTCGCCTACGAAGAGGCCTTCCGCTACGGACAGTTCGGGTACGCGGCGGCGATGGGCTGTGTCATGGTCGCCGTGATCTCGATCCTGCTGGCCGTCTTCCTCGTCGGCCGGATCCGGGGCGCGACCAAGGGAGGCAGCCCGGCATGAGGACCTCGACCGGGGCCCGCGTGGGCCAGTACGCCGCGCTGCTCGCGTATCTCGTCTTCCTCGCCTTCCCGTTCCTCTGGCTGATCTCCCTCGCCTTCAAACCGCCGCGCGAGCTGGCCAGTCTGCACCCCACCTGGATCCCCAAGAACCCCACCCTCGACAACTTCCGGCAGGCCTTCGACGAACAGCCGCTGCTGCACGCCGCGCTCAACTCCCTGCTCGCCGCACTCGGCGCCGCCCTGATCGCGGTGGTGATCGCGACACCGATGGCGTACGTCATGGCCCGCCGCCGCGGCCGGCTCACCCAGGCGGCCACGGGCTGGGTGGTGGTCAGCCAGGCCTTCCCCTTCGTCCTGCTGATCATCCCGCTGTTCCTGGTCCTGAAGAACCTCGGCCTGATCAACTCGGTCCCCGGCCTGGTGATGGTGTACGTCGTGTGGTCGCTGCCGTTCGCGCTGTGGATGCTCTCCGGATACGTCCGCGCCGTCCCGGCCGAGCTGGAGGAGGCGGCCGCCGTCGACGGCGCCGGGCGGCTGCGGACCCTGGTCTCGGTGACCGCGCCGCTGCTCGCGCCGGGGATCGTGGCGACGGCCCTGTTCGCGTTCATCACCGCGTGGAACGAGTTCTTCTTCGCGCTGGTCCTGCTGAAGACACCGGAGAGACAGACGCTGCCCGTGATCCTCACCCACTTCATCGGCGCCGAGGGCGTCGCCGACCTGGGACCGCTCGCCGCGGCGGCCTTCCTCGCGACGCTGCCCTCGCTGCTGGTCTTCGCGCTCATCCAGCGGCGGATCACGGGCGGCATGCTCGCCGGGGCGGTGAAGAGCTGATGACGCGGACGCCCACGAGGATCCTCACCCTGTTCGCCTGTGCCGTCCTGCTGCTCACGGGCTGCTCGGGCGGCGGCGACGGGGCGGACGGCGGCCGGATCACCCTGCGCTTCCAGTCCCTGGCCTGGCAGGACGAGTCGGTGCAGGCCAACAAGGACCTGGTGCGGGAGTGGAACGCCACACACCCGGACGTGCGCGTCGAGTACGTCCAGGGAAGCTGGGACAGCGTCCACGACCAACTGCTCACCTCCTTCGAGGGCGGCGAGGCGCCCGACATCATCCACGACGCCTCCGACGACCTCGCCGACTTCGCCTACGGCGGCTACCTCGCCGACCTCACCGAACTGCTGCCCGCGCGGCTGAGGTCGGACATCCCGCGGCGCAGCTGGGAGACGGTCACGTTCGGCGACGGCGTCTACGGCGTGCCGTTCCTCCAGGAACCGCGCGTACTGATCGCCAACGCGGCCCTGCTGAAGAAGTCCGGCGTCCGGATCCCGACCCCGGAACACCCCTGGACCTGGGCGGAGTTCCGGCAGGTGACGAAGGAGCTGAGCGGCGACGGAAGGTACGGGGTGGCCTGGCCGCTCAAGGAGCCCGTCTCCGCCACGCTGAACCTCTCCCTGTCCACCGGCGGCGAGCTGTTCCACCGGGGCGCCGACGGCAGGGTGACCGTCCGCTTCGAGGAGGGCGACCAGGTGGTGCCCCGCACCATCCACGACCAGGTCGACACCGACCGCAGCGCCTCACCCACCACCCTGGGCAGCGGCGGCTCCGACACCCTGCCCGGCTTCTTCGCCGGCAAGTACGCCATGGTGCCGCTCGGCTTCTCCTACCGCCAGCAGATCGAGCAGCAGGCCCCCGAGGGCTTCGACTGGCAGGTGCTGCCCGCCCCCGCCGGCGCCGACGGGCTCGCCCAGGGCGTCAGCCCGCAGACCCTGTCGATCGCCGAGGACAGCCCGCACAAGAAGGAGGCCGCCGCGTTCGTCGACTTCCTCCTCCAGCCGGACAACACGGTGCGCCTCGCACTCGGCGACTGGATGCTCCCCACCGGCGAGCAGGCCCTGAAGGACCCCGCGCTGCACACGGCCGAACGCGGCTGGGCCACCGGCACCGCGCTCGCCGCCCACCTGCGCTCGGCGCCCGCGCAGTCCGTACGGGGCTACGCCGAGTGGAAGGACAAGGTGGCGACCCCGGCACTCCAGGAGTACTACAGCGGCGCGATCGGCATGGACGAGCTGCGCCACAGACTGGAGGAGGACGGGAACCTGGTACTCGCCCGGTACCAGCGCTGACGGCCGTCCGCGCGAAAACCCGTTGCCCGCTCGGCGCACGGCCGTCTAACGTCGCGCCCGTGGCAGCTTTCAACGCGATCTTCGACTCCGGTCTCGGCCGGGGCTGCACGTACTCCATCAGGATGCGTCGCGGCCCCGGAGTCCTGACCGGCCCGGGGTCCCCCCGCCACTGACGCGCCCGGCGCGCAGGACACGCCCCAGGCGGGCGTGGCGGGGCTGAGCCTCCGCGTTCCCTTTTGCCCCCGTCTTCCGGTCAGGGCCTTCGGCTGCCCGTTTCCCCCTGTCACGGAAGACAAGGACCGCAGGCCATGGCCCGCCCCACCCAGCGTGCCCGCACGCTCTCGCAGAACTTCCTCGCCGACCGCCCCACCGCCGAACGCGTCGCCCGGCTCGCCGCCCCCGACCACCGGCGCCCTCCCCTCCTGCTCGAAGTCGGCGCGGGCAAGGGCGCCCTCACCGAGCCGCTCGCCCGCCGCAGCCGCGAACTGCACGCCTACGAGATCGACCCCCGGCTCGTCCCCGGACTCCGCGCCCGCTTCGGACGCCGCCCGCACGTCCACGTCGTCGCCGGTGACTTCCTCGCCGCCCGGCCCCCGCGCACGCCGTTCTCGGTCGCCGGGAACGTGCCCTTCTCGCGCACGGCCGACATCGTCGACTGGTGCCTGACCGCCCCCGGCCTCACCGACGCCACCCTCCTCACCCAACTCGAGTACGCCCGCAGACGCACCGGCGACTACGGCCGCTGGACCCGGCTCACCGTCCTGACCTGGCCGCGCCACGAGTGGCGGCTGGTGGGCCGCGTGGACCGGCACCGCTTCCGTCCCGCGCCACGCGTCGACGCCGGCATCCTCCGGATCGAACGCCGCCCCGCCCCGCTGATCGGCGGCGCCGCCGGGCGCGGCTGGGCGGACCTGGTCGAGCTGGGGTTCTCGGGCGTCGGCGGCTCGCTGCACGCCTCCCTGCGGCGTGCCCACCCGCGGCGCCGGGTGGACGCCGCCTTCCGGGCCGCGCGGCTCGACCCCGGCGCACTCGTCGGCGAGGTCGCGCCCGAGCGGTGGCTGCGGCTGCACGAGGAGCTGACGGCATGACCCCAAACAAGTTGTACGAGACGTCTCGTCTCGTATACGGTCGTCGCATGACCAGTCCCGCGCACATCGCCATGTTCTCCATCGCCGCCTACGGCCACGTGAACCCCAGCCTGGAGGTGATCCGCGAGCTCGTCGCGCGAGGGCACCGGGTGACGTACGCGATCCCGCCGCTCCTCGCGGAGAAGGTCGCCGAGGCGGGCGCCGAACCCAAGCTGTGGCACAGCACCCTGCCCGGCCCCGACGCCGATCCCGAGGCGTGGGGGAGCACCCTGCTGGACAACGTGGAGCCCTTCCTGGACGACGCGATCCAGTCGCTCCCCCAGCTCACCGAGGCGTACGAGGGCGACGAACCGGACCTGATCCTGCACGACATCGCCTCCTACACCGCCCGCGTCCTCGGCCACCGCTGGGGCGTGCCGGCGATCTCCCTGTCGCCCTGCATGGTCGGCTGGGAGGGGTACGAGCAGGAGGTCGGCGAGCCGATGTGGGAGGAGCCGCTGAAGACCGAGCGCGGGCAGGCGTACTACGCCCGCTTCCACGCCTGGCTGGAGGAGAACGGGATCACCGAGCACCCCGACTCGTTCCTCGGCCGCCCCGACCGCTCCCTGGTCCTGATCCCCAAGGCGCTCCAACCCAACGCCGACCGGGTGGACGAGAAGGCGTACACCTTCGTCGGCGCCTGCCAGGGGGACCGCACCGCCGAGGGCGACTGGACGCGCCCCGAGGACGCCGAGAAGGTCGCCCTCGTCTCCCTCGGGTCCGCCTTCACCAAGCAGCCGGCGTTCTACCGGGAGTGCGTCAAGGCGTTCGGCGAGCTGCCCGGCTGGCACACGGTGCTCCAGGTCGGCAGGCACGTCGACCGGGCCGAGCTGGGTGACGTACCGGACAACGTCGACGTGCGCACCTGGGTACCGCAGTTGGCGATCCTCCAGCAGGCCGACCTGTTCGTCACCCACGCGGGCGCCGGCGGCAGCCAGGAGGGCCTGGCGACCGCCACGCCGATGATCGCCGTACCGCAGGCCGCGGACCAGTTCGGCAACGCCGACATGCTCCAGGGCCTCGGCGTCGCCCGCACGCTGGCGACCGAGGAGGCCACCGCCGAGGCGCTGCGCACCGCCGCCCTCGCCCTGGTCGACGACCCGGAGGTGGCCGGGCGCCTGAAGGAGATCCAGGCGCAGATGGCCCAGGAGGGCGGCACCGGGCGGGCCGCGGACCTCATCGAGGCGCAGCTGGCCGCCGCGAAGGGCTGACCCCGCACCACACCACCGCAGGACCCGTCGGTTCCCCCCAAACCGACGGGTCCTGCGGCAGGAGCGGCGGATCAGACCCCGACCCGCTCACCCCGCTCCCCGCGCTCGCCCACGCCGTCCCGGGCCGTCGGCGCGATCGCCTCGGGCGCCTCGTCGTGGGTCAGGTCGGGCAGCCGGTGCAGCCACTTCGGCAGGTACCAGTTGCGCTCCCCGAGCAGGGACATCACGGCCGGCAGCAGGACGCCGCGGATGATCGTCGCGTCGATCAGCACCGCAGCCGCCAGGCCCACGCCCATCTGCTTCATGGACTGCATGGACAGCGTCCCGAAGATGGCGAACACCGCGACCATGATGACGGCGGCACTGGTGACGACCCCCGCCGTGGTGACCACCCCGTGCTGGATCGCGTCCCGGGTGGAGCGCCCGCGCAGCCGGGCCTCGCGGATCCGGGAGACCACGAACACGTGGTAGTCCATGGAGAGGCCGAACAGGATCACGAAGAGGAACAGCGGCAGCCACGTGATGATGGCGCCCACGCCCTCCGCCCCCACCAGCGAGGCGCCCCAGCCGTGCTGGAAGACGGCGACCAGGATGCCGTACGCGGCGCCCACCGACAGCAGGTTGAGGACGATCGAGGTGATCGCGACCGTCAGCGAGCGGAAGGACAGCAGCATCAGCAGGAAGGCGAAGACCACCACGAACACGAACACCGGCAGGACCGATCCGACGAGCTGGTCGTTGAAGTCCTTGTTGCCGGCCACCTGACCGGTGATCGGGGCCTCGACACCCTCGACCTTGCCCAGCGTCGCAGGACGCACGTCGTCCCGCAGCCTGTCCAGGCTCTCGCCCGCCCTGTCCTGGTCCGAGCCGCCCACCAGCGGGACGTACACCAGCGCGACGTTCTGCTCGTCGTGCGTCGTGATGTCCACCGGACCGCGCGAGGCCCCCGAACTGATCGCCCGCTCCCGGAAGTCGGCGAGCGCGGCCCGCACCTCGGGCGCGTTGATGTCGTCGGCCTTCACGACCACCTCGGCCGGGTCGGAGCCGCCGGGGAAGGCCTCGTTGACCCGGTTGTACGTCTGCACGATCGGCAGCGAGTCGCCGAACTCCTGGTCCAGCGTCAGGTTCTGCGTCTTCATCCCCAGGGCCGGTGCGGCGACGGCCAGCAGCGCGCCGACGGCGACCACCGCCGCCAGCAGCGGCCTGGCCAGTACGCGCTTGAGCACGGCCGTCCAGAACCGGCTGCCCTCACCGGTGCCACCGCCCGGCCGGCGCCGGCGCAGGAACGGCACGCGGCCCTTCTCCACCCGCTCGCCCAGCAGGGACAGCAGCGCCGGCAGCACCGTCACCGAGCCCACCATGGCGACCGCGACCACCATCAGCGAGGCCAGGCCCATCGCCTCGAACTCGGAGATTCCGGTGAACAGCATGCCCGCCATCGCCACGCACACCGTGACCCCGGAGACGACGATCGCCCGGCCACTGGTGGCGGCGGCGATCCGCAGCGCCGTCTGCGCGTCCCGGCCGGCGGCGCGCTCCTCGCGCTCGCGGCGCAGGTAGAACAGGCAGTAGTCGACGCCGACGGCCAGACCGACCAGCAGCATCACGGAGTTCGCGGTGTCGCTCATCGGCTGGAAGTGGCTGACCAGGCCCATCAGGCCCATCGTCGCGACGATCGCGGTGATCGCCAGCGCCACCGGGACCAGCGCCGCCACCAGCGCGCCGAACGCCACGAGCAGGATGCCGAGGGCCACCGGAACCGCCGAGTACTCGGCCTTCTTGAAGTCGTCGCCGAACGCGTCGTCGAACGTCTTCATCATGCTGGCGCCGCCGATCTCCTCGATCCGCAGCGACCCGTGCTCCTTCTGGACGCCCGCGACGGCCTCCAGGACCGGCTCCACCCGCTCGCCCGCCGTGTCCGCCTCGCCGCGCATGTCGAACTGCACCAGCGCGCTGCGGCCGTCCTTCGAGATCGTCCGCGCGTCGTACGGCGAGGTCACGCCGGTGACCTTCCCGGTCCCCTCCACCGCGGCGACGACCGCGGTGACCGCCGCCCGGAACTCGGCGTCCGTCGCCTTCGGCCCGCCGTCCCTCGCCTGGATCAGGACGCTCTCACTGGCCGGTTCGTCGATCCCGGCGTCCTCGACGATGCGGGCGGCGGTGTGCGTCTCGCCGCCCATCTGGTCGCTGTCCTTGACGTCGACCCGGCCGGCCGCCGAGCCGAGCCCCATCGCCAGGACGACGAACAGCACCCAGATCCCGACGGCGGCCCATCGGTGCCGGGCGCTCCAGCCGCCGGCCCGGGCGGCTATGCCCCGCACCCGTGTCTCTCGGTTCCGCATGACGGGCCTGCCCCCTCGTGAGCGGTGCCGGCCCCCTGCCGTCACCTTGCGTTTCGAAGGTATGGCCGCTGTAAGGACGTCGCGTCGTGCTCTCCGGTGACGTGCGGCGGCCGTCGGCTCATCCCTCCGTACCGCCGCCCTCACCGCTGAGGAGGATCCCGGCCCCTTACATCTACCGGGGGTTCCAGGGGTGCCGGATCAGGGTACGGTGACGCACCGGGGGCCTTCCGCGGAGTCGTGCGCGGACCGGCCGTCGTGCCCACCCCCACGGGGCACGACGGCCGTCTCGTTCCCGGGGGCAGGGGCCGACCGGCGGACCGGAGCAGACCGGCGGACCGGACGCCGACCGGCGGACCGGTGGCCTCGCCCGCATCCGCCCGTCGTGGCCGTCAGGCCCCGACGGCCACCCGCACCCGGCGTCGCACCCGCGCCGCGTC is a genomic window containing:
- the erm(O) gene encoding 23S rRNA (adenine(2058)-N(6))-methyltransferase Erm(O) → MARPTQRARTLSQNFLADRPTAERVARLAAPDHRRPPLLLEVGAGKGALTEPLARRSRELHAYEIDPRLVPGLRARFGRRPHVHVVAGDFLAARPPRTPFSVAGNVPFSRTADIVDWCLTAPGLTDATLLTQLEYARRRTGDYGRWTRLTVLTWPRHEWRLVGRVDRHRFRPAPRVDAGILRIERRPAPLIGGAAGRGWADLVELGFSGVGGSLHASLRRAHPRRRVDAAFRAARLDPGALVGEVAPERWLRLHEELTA
- a CDS encoding carbohydrate ABC transporter permease; this translates as MTSATDSRRPARRAPGPDRPPGGPDHGAWFLVLPALIPILVLSVGPLLYGISLAFTDAQSGRTRATQWIGALNFRDLLHDTLFWESFRIGLVWAVGVTVPQFLLALGLALLLNQNLRLRWLARALAIIPWAMPEVVVGIMWRLVYNPDAGILNETLRDLGLGDGRDWLSGLGTALPAVIVVGVWAGMPQTTVALLAGLQNTPRELHEAAAVDGAGAWRRFRTVTWPALRPVALAITALNLIWNFNSFALVYVLTNGGPGGRTRLPMLFAYEEAFRYGQFGYAAAMGCVMVAVISILLAVFLVGRIRGATKGGSPA
- a CDS encoding glycosyltransferase, yielding MTPNKLYETSRLVYGRRMTSPAHIAMFSIAAYGHVNPSLEVIRELVARGHRVTYAIPPLLAEKVAEAGAEPKLWHSTLPGPDADPEAWGSTLLDNVEPFLDDAIQSLPQLTEAYEGDEPDLILHDIASYTARVLGHRWGVPAISLSPCMVGWEGYEQEVGEPMWEEPLKTERGQAYYARFHAWLEENGITEHPDSFLGRPDRSLVLIPKALQPNADRVDEKAYTFVGACQGDRTAEGDWTRPEDAEKVALVSLGSAFTKQPAFYRECVKAFGELPGWHTVLQVGRHVDRAELGDVPDNVDVRTWVPQLAILQQADLFVTHAGAGGSQEGLATATPMIAVPQAADQFGNADMLQGLGVARTLATEEATAEALRTAALALVDDPEVAGRLKEIQAQMAQEGGTGRAADLIEAQLAAAKG
- a CDS encoding ABC transporter substrate-binding protein; translated protein: MTRTPTRILTLFACAVLLLTGCSGGGDGADGGRITLRFQSLAWQDESVQANKDLVREWNATHPDVRVEYVQGSWDSVHDQLLTSFEGGEAPDIIHDASDDLADFAYGGYLADLTELLPARLRSDIPRRSWETVTFGDGVYGVPFLQEPRVLIANAALLKKSGVRIPTPEHPWTWAEFRQVTKELSGDGRYGVAWPLKEPVSATLNLSLSTGGELFHRGADGRVTVRFEEGDQVVPRTIHDQVDTDRSASPTTLGSGGSDTLPGFFAGKYAMVPLGFSYRQQIEQQAPEGFDWQVLPAPAGADGLAQGVSPQTLSIAEDSPHKKEAAAFVDFLLQPDNTVRLALGDWMLPTGEQALKDPALHTAERGWATGTALAAHLRSAPAQSVRGYAEWKDKVATPALQEYYSGAIGMDELRHRLEEDGNLVLARYQR
- a CDS encoding carbohydrate ABC transporter permease is translated as MRTSTGARVGQYAALLAYLVFLAFPFLWLISLAFKPPRELASLHPTWIPKNPTLDNFRQAFDEQPLLHAALNSLLAALGAALIAVVIATPMAYVMARRRGRLTQAATGWVVVSQAFPFVLLIIPLFLVLKNLGLINSVPGLVMVYVVWSLPFALWMLSGYVRAVPAELEEAAAVDGAGRLRTLVSVTAPLLAPGIVATALFAFITAWNEFFFALVLLKTPERQTLPVILTHFIGAEGVADLGPLAAAAFLATLPSLLVFALIQRRITGGMLAGAVKS
- a CDS encoding MMPL family transporter, with the protein product MRNRETRVRGIAARAGGWSARHRWAAVGIWVLFVVLAMGLGSAAGRVDVKDSDQMGGETHTAARIVEDAGIDEPASESVLIQARDGGPKATDAEFRAAVTAVVAAVEGTGKVTGVTSPYDARTISKDGRSALVQFDMRGEADTAGERVEPVLEAVAGVQKEHGSLRIEEIGGASMMKTFDDAFGDDFKKAEYSAVPVALGILLVAFGALVAALVPVALAITAIVATMGLMGLVSHFQPMSDTANSVMLLVGLAVGVDYCLFYLRREREERAAGRDAQTALRIAAATSGRAIVVSGVTVCVAMAGMLFTGISEFEAMGLASLMVVAVAMVGSVTVLPALLSLLGERVEKGRVPFLRRRRPGGGTGEGSRFWTAVLKRVLARPLLAAVVAVGALLAVAAPALGMKTQNLTLDQEFGDSLPIVQTYNRVNEAFPGGSDPAEVVVKADDINAPEVRAALADFRERAISSGASRGPVDITTHDEQNVALVYVPLVGGSDQDRAGESLDRLRDDVRPATLGKVEGVEAPITGQVAGNKDFNDQLVGSVLPVFVFVVVFAFLLMLLSFRSLTVAITSIVLNLLSVGAAYGILVAVFQHGWGASLVGAEGVGAIITWLPLFLFVILFGLSMDYHVFVVSRIREARLRGRSTRDAIQHGVVTTAGVVTSAAVIMVAVFAIFGTLSMQSMKQMGVGLAAAVLIDATIIRGVLLPAVMSLLGERNWYLPKWLHRLPDLTHDEAPEAIAPTARDGVGERGERGERVGV